The following proteins are encoded in a genomic region of Deltaproteobacteria bacterium:
- a CDS encoding ATP:cob(I)alamin adenosyltransferase: MAIRITRVYTRRGDQGETDLVGGSRVAKDSPRIDAYGTVDELNAAVGVARAVNAAEHR, encoded by the coding sequence ATGGCGATCCGCATCACCCGCGTCTACACGCGCCGCGGCGACCAGGGCGAGACCGACCTGGTGGGCGGCTCGCGCGTCGCCAAGGACAGCCCGCGCATCGACGCCTACGGGACCGTCGACGAGCTGAACGCCGCCGTCGGCGTGGCGCGCGCGGTGAACGCGGCCGAGCACCG
- a CDS encoding aldo/keto reductase, whose product MPGATAAATAAYRAACAELPGAHFRPLDGLAVSSIGLGTYLGEEDDPIDRGYGQAIVDAANSGCNLLDTAINYRAQRSERVIGQALVALEREGGFTREQFVVCTKGGYIPFDGGVPVDPGQYVRDTYVRTGILQPEDVVGGGHAMTPRYLEDQLGRSLGNLGLAGVDVYYVHNPETQLGSIPRKDFLARIRAAFEMLERQVAAGRVGRFGVATWNGFRTRPDAREHLSLAELVREAETVAGRGHHFRVIQLPYNLAMHEAYSSATQVVAGERLTPLEAAARFGIAVMASAAILQGQLSRRLPQAMADAFPGLQTWAQRALQFVRSTPGITAALVGMSRREHVAENLAVARAEPSEAGVTSLFRQA is encoded by the coding sequence ATGCCGGGCGCCACGGCGGCCGCTACGGCGGCCTATCGCGCGGCGTGCGCCGAGCTGCCGGGAGCACATTTCCGCCCGCTCGACGGCCTCGCCGTGTCCTCGATCGGCCTGGGGACCTATCTCGGCGAGGAGGACGACCCGATCGACCGCGGCTACGGGCAGGCGATCGTCGACGCCGCCAACTCCGGCTGCAACCTGCTCGACACCGCCATCAACTACCGCGCGCAGCGCAGCGAGCGGGTCATCGGCCAGGCCCTCGTCGCCCTCGAGCGCGAGGGCGGCTTCACGCGCGAGCAGTTCGTGGTGTGCACCAAGGGCGGCTACATCCCCTTCGACGGCGGCGTGCCGGTCGATCCCGGTCAGTACGTGCGCGACACCTACGTGCGGACCGGCATCCTCCAGCCCGAGGACGTGGTGGGCGGCGGGCACGCGATGACGCCGCGCTATCTCGAGGACCAGCTCGGGAGGAGCCTCGGCAACCTGGGCCTCGCCGGCGTCGACGTCTACTACGTGCACAACCCCGAGACGCAGCTCGGCAGCATTCCCCGCAAGGACTTCCTGGCCCGTATCCGCGCCGCCTTCGAGATGCTCGAGCGACAGGTGGCGGCCGGCCGCGTCGGACGCTTCGGCGTCGCCACCTGGAACGGCTTCCGCACCCGGCCCGACGCGCGCGAGCACCTCTCGCTCGCCGAGCTGGTGCGCGAGGCGGAGACGGTCGCGGGCCGCGGGCATCACTTCAGGGTGATCCAGCTCCCGTACAACCTGGCCATGCACGAGGCGTACTCGTCGGCCACGCAGGTCGTCGCGGGCGAGCGTCTGACGCCGCTCGAGGCGGCGGCCCGCTTCGGCATCGCGGTGATGGCGAGCGCGGCGATCCTCCAGGGGCAGCTCTCGCGCCGGCTGCCGCAGGCCATGGCCGACGCGTTCCCCGGGCTCCAGACCTGGGCCCAGCGCGCCCTCCAGTTCGTGCGCTCGACGCCGGGCATCACCGCCGCCCTCGTCGGCATGAGCCGGCGCGAGCACGTGGCCGAGAACCTCGCCGTCGCGCGCGCCGAGCCGAGCGAAGCCGGCGTCACCTCGCTCTTCCGGCAGGCCTAG
- a CDS encoding response regulator: MASVSRLPSIYFEKLLESSPDIVVAVDRQGTITFYNDGARQTLGYTPDEVLGQHVTRLYPDLAEARKVMAAMRQGKNCETTFVMKSGARIPVLIAGSIIRDAEGHELGSIGFAKDLREIRRHDQLATLGEVAIGLAHEINNPLEVIVNNLNLLEAHVARVTSDEDFVVEGERLDSIHTALKRIQRIVNQLTEMAHGSEYATREYLPGTQMTDLRACAGADGGRAAALEPHDPALSGIRILVVDDDLGVCQSLRDLLTQEGCEVLVATGGREGIARLESTVVDLVLSDVVMPDLDGYQFFQEVSRRWPGLPVVLMTAFHFDKDHIIKRSRMAGLEDVIYKKPIDPPRLREIIKRHARRAQAAAG; the protein is encoded by the coding sequence ATGGCTTCCGTCTCCCGTCTGCCGTCCATCTACTTCGAGAAGCTGCTCGAGAGCTCCCCGGACATCGTGGTCGCCGTCGATCGCCAGGGCACCATCACCTTCTACAACGACGGCGCGCGGCAGACCCTCGGCTACACGCCCGACGAGGTCCTCGGCCAGCACGTGACCCGCCTCTATCCCGATCTCGCCGAGGCCCGCAAGGTGATGGCGGCGATGCGCCAGGGGAAGAACTGTGAGACGACCTTCGTCATGAAGAGCGGCGCGAGGATCCCGGTGCTGATCGCCGGCTCGATCATCCGCGACGCCGAGGGCCACGAGCTCGGCTCGATCGGCTTCGCGAAGGACCTGCGCGAGATCCGCCGTCACGACCAGCTCGCCACCCTGGGCGAGGTGGCGATCGGCCTCGCGCACGAGATCAACAACCCGCTCGAGGTGATCGTCAACAACCTGAACCTGCTCGAAGCGCACGTGGCGCGCGTCACCTCGGACGAGGACTTCGTGGTCGAGGGGGAGCGCCTCGACTCGATCCACACGGCGCTCAAGCGCATCCAGCGCATCGTCAACCAGCTGACCGAGATGGCGCACGGCTCGGAGTACGCCACGCGCGAGTACCTCCCCGGCACGCAGATGACCGACCTCCGCGCCTGCGCGGGCGCCGACGGCGGGCGCGCGGCGGCACTCGAGCCGCACGACCCGGCGCTCAGCGGCATCCGCATCCTGGTCGTCGACGACGACCTCGGGGTGTGCCAATCGCTGCGCGATCTGCTCACGCAGGAGGGCTGCGAGGTGCTGGTCGCGACCGGCGGGCGCGAGGGGATCGCGCGCCTCGAGTCGACCGTCGTCGACCTCGTGCTGAGCGACGTCGTCATGCCCGACCTGGACGGCTACCAGTTCTTCCAGGAGGTCTCGCGGCGCTGGCCCGGCCTGCCGGTGGTGCTCATGACGGCGTTCCATTTCGACAAGGACCACATCATCAAGCGCAGCCGCATGGCCGGCCTCGAGGACGTCATCTACAAGAAGCCGATCGACCCTCCGCGCCTGCGCGAGATCATCAAGCGCCACGCGCGGCGCGCGCAGGCGGCCGCGGGCTGA